The DNA window aacctaaaaatatttttattatatttttttgttttttaaaactattttaaattaattttgcaagttatattaaataaaatagaaaatataaatatttataatctgGTGTGGTAATTTATGATGGACTATGGCGTGGTTGCGTATGCTAGGGCGTTGGATCAGATTACTAAGTGATCTTGTGGCTCAGATTTGAAGTCACATGGTACACATGGATAGAGAGAATCATTGGATCATTCAGCATTTAAAAGTCCAACGTGGGACCCACGCttgctgaccagcgaatgagaagaGTGAGAtatgccacgcgtgctggtcaaggTTTCAAccctactattcatcatcttcttccttgttacctgcggattttgctatgCATTTTCCTGcagttttacctgcggattttcccttCCTTTTCCATGCTTCTTGGAAACCTACAAAAACAGTCATGAACAAAAACAAAGGGCACCCAGGTCgacttaaaatgacctcctgaacacgatggtggtgttagttttgactGAAACTTCCTCCATCTAggaaaacgaaagcttcacatgtttgaagctcaaaaatggtggagcttcaaaaccacgttagggTTTGCATGTAACCACCCAGATCTATTCTATATCATGCTATGAGTCCATTCAAAAGGTTAGTTTGCATTATAACTAAGTGTGCATAAGAAAACGAAAGTTACAtggttatgaacatgaagatgatcgtGCACATGTTTGAGGCTATTTCAATCACATGCTATGGTTCAATCCttacctatgatgttatacaagagtgataggatgattattttgtattgatagtggctggaaatatgaaaacgaaaattacaagtatttgatattttttgacaATTTTATGAGTTTCTTAGCTATTCTcttggtagattttcgtgtgtgtgttgttgatgaagtatcctacttcatttataagcaatgaagtactgcaaattgaagctaagaagcattgattgcttttttgaactttttattttttaatattaaaaatctttgaattttttaccatggcttgattttcttgatCTCTCTTGCCCTAGGCTTGCTttgtaccttcatgctgcagagtaTTGATCAACTTTGATGGCTTTGGCTTAAGAACAAAGCAtggtatcattatccttcaccatttctttttcaatttaactttaaatgtaataaaattaaaccaaaaaggaaataaaaatgttatgggccttaggttggtcgtgggaggcccttaacattattagaatcatgtttggatcatgaaaacttggcccctttttgaaaaaaaacaacattttttatcaatgttggttttatgcattttcccaaaaaatagccaacttcaacaaggcataaatctctcaattttgatcatatgaaggagttcttgtactttttagaaacctcaagatgtcctatataagatactttggaaactttttttcatttggagaagttatcttgatgttatggcctttgacaaaaaaccactttttgttgactttgaaaatgacctgtaatgtctgagctcatatttttcaaatggtgaatccaatgaccatgggatcaattgcatttgaaagataattgaatttccttcaaaacaagctttgtttggaattttttgaatgaacgaggagagagttatggtcggtcaaagttcagttgactttttaggagaaaaccataattttgaaacttagggttttgttgatttttgatcttttcttgatgaattatgatcaaccaatgatcaaatgatgaatcttttgaaaaaatatggatgttgacaaaaaatttcatttttgacagtCTGTTGAcctttcggtcaaactggtcgtctgttgactgtttgagctgctgactgtgcgtctgagtgaattgaagtttgaaaatttgtatggtggtactttgagacatatggaggtccatgaaatccatttgaggtctcaaaaaacttgttctcctgaaaaaaacaaaaaccctagttagggactgttcgtgtaggagacagttaagcgtacctgatttttgtgcagcgctgagtctctgctaatcatgtgattatcagaagacttctagaacaaaaatcttggaattttgaaatgcaaaatattgatttgattgatggtacaaaacacggagaatcgtgctgtcagcgggtttgactgtcaactggctgtctgggcattaacgtaacagttaaagtgaaaattcaacagttaaagttaattttttttttctttttgttttttttttgttgtgttaatggtgaaaatttatttacatgggttgttagaaaaacacaaacataataaataaataaaatatactgtacgcgaacgaaattaccgataataaccttgaaaaatatttaatgcacagaaaaataaatatttaactggcagaaaacacacaaaatattatctggataattaaactacagtacgacagatagtacgacatttaatactgacagtacaaatattacataatataatgaacagtacgacaaataaacggtacattatttgaaaacaaaagatacgacaaactttaaaaatgacgattaaaaacccatgctataaataacaacatatagatcatcaggagtgtaagcaacccaggtccgcatttttcaggactatgcagacagaaaaaggacatgatcaccaccaagacggtgatgaccataagaaaacatgtatccctccattttgccatttttgccagggaagaagagaaaataattatgaggtagaagtttgagaaatgagttgaaatttgatgtgagattttatggaaaaaatgagagatatttatagagtgaaaagaaggatagagacgttggggaatgaagtgattccgtataaaagaggaaaatttgagtggtagtaggatttgaaagaaagtgtatggtagggtttgaaaagagagatgtatagaataaagttaggatttgattttgaaaaaaagagatctgaaaagaaagaaaaatattttgaaaataatagaatatagtacaaaaattagtgggaacaaaaactaataataatttactcgttaccagtacagtctgaatccccggactctgcgcctgcaaaatttaattctgtaccaattgcgtcagtactatttatctgcaaataaatctcaaataaacagtgtgtgtgaagtgataaacagtaattggcgtttgtgtaagaataaattcaacagcgaaccaaaataccgtataagaaaaattctaaaaaccgagtattcataaaattaggatatttatggaataaaatccaagattatatgaaactcccaatttttagacagaagcctgttgtcttcttcttgaaaaagatgcgggcaaattttggggtataacactaacATTCCGATTAGAatttgcgttgtctttactaaggttaagttcaaatcgaaagatatcTAACTGTATCAACACTTTTATCTTCTATATATTCTGGAATTggatttgtcattattagaacaagtgggagaTTGTTGTAATTCATTCAATGAACATTACAAgttgtgttctaaaatgacaaaatagtgaaagtgagtaaatgctaataaatgcatgtaataaagtcCCACAATGGAAGATTCACTCACTTTGCAAGTCTTTATAAAGAGTTAATaccattaactcaacaaaaggacaaaagaggataaagtgctacattgacaaatgtggtggtcccaagcattatgccacttgtcccaatcatacaaccactcgccggtgtcgccaccggcaAAACCGGCTCCGGCTCCAACTCCGAATCCGGGGCGTGGgagtagaggcgctagtggcggatTGTAGACGGaacttgagcacttaggcacgtcgcatgGGAAcgatcgggctattcgcggcgttaatgaggTGGCTCCGGCGGGCTCCGGCCGGCCTTCGGCCGGTTCTTACATTTTGCTTAGTGTCcgtaatttaaattttgaattcgGAAAGTTGGAAACTTTTCACGAAATATTGTAGAAGTGAAACCATGCAAATGGTGCATGAACCAGTGTAAGTGCCAACagtcataacttttgaaaatatattgtttcatCAAAGGTCGCTACCTTTGAAACAATATTAACATGTCCTATAAAAGGATAATTCCGAATTCAGAAAACAcatcataaaaaccaaaattcCTCTAAATAATTCCATAGCATTATTCGTTGCAttcgagttttcgtcggtcttgcgcaaactcgataaggctgaattatcctgggtattcctgcatcgaaactctaagacattcgagagtgcttgaaatactataaggaaagtgattccacTCACGATTCCAGCCTCGGTCTATTCGATTGAAACTGATATTTTTTAACAATAGCTTACCACATCATATCTAAGATAATGAACCTCGAAGGTTTTGAATGGATATGCAACTTaataatagaagaaaaagataatGAATACATTATAATTAAGGTAATGAACATTGAAGGTTTTTCTCCATCCATTTTGATTATTTTGTTATGATGCCACTAGCCCACCACCATGAATATGCATTGCTATCTACTACTCTCTATAACATTTTTTCTTTGCTATGTTTGTTTTTTCTTGGTCCTTGGTGATATTGAGTATCACATGTAGAATGTTAGTAATTAGTTGAGATTTggcatgatgaaaatgaaattaTTGACAACTTCTAATCCTCATGTGATCTACACCATAACATTAGTTAAAGAGATTGTTGGGGAGTCCATGAAGCGCCAGAAGTTTCAACGGGCCAAACATTAGGGATCCAAGAGACCTTGACACCACATATCGACCCAAACCCTGAAGACAATGGGGGTATGGTTCAcctctcttataaatccaacattttcTCCATTCCTAGTCAATGTGAGATTTTAGCACGTTCACACTTGAAGCCCAACAATATCCCCTACAAATGTGAGTCATCTACATCACTAGCCTTGATTCACACTAGGATCCACTTCTGCTCCCCACCAAGCCAACCAAGGCTTTTATACCTCTTTTTAGGGAGTCCAAGGAGCGAGGCCTGAAAGTGTTAATGGGACAAATGTTCATGATTTTAGGAGACCTTGACGCCACATATCAATATATGTCTAAGATGTTCATGAAAAAATTATCTACGAAACAACGTCTCTATAGCCTGAAGATGAGGGAAGGAGGTGATTTATAGGCTCGATGTCAACGCTTTCAACAACATGCTTGTTGATTTGACGCAGCTTTGAGTGAAGGTTAACGATAAGGATAAAGTTATTATTTTGTCGTGTTCTTTAccaagctcttatgatcacttGGTGAATACTCTTAGATACAGGAAGAAAACAATCACGTTGGATTATATTTCTTCTACCCTTTTGAAATATGCACAACATGTTCAAATTCTAGAGGAAGATGAAGGAAGTTCAAGTGAAGGTTTGTTTGTAAGGGGGTCAAGACCGCGATAGAAGCAAGGGTAAGGCAGTGGGTTCTGAAAAGAAAAATAGGTTCAAGTCCAAAGACataaaaagaagaggaaaagttAAAGGCTCACCTAGTTTCAAAGGGGTATTCACAATAGAAGGAGATTGATTATGATGAGACTTTTAGTCCAGTCGTTAGACACACTTCTATCAGAGCAGTATTGGCCCTAGTAGCCAAAGGGAGTTTGCATTTAGagcagatggatgtgaaaacaaAATTCCTCCATGGTAATCTAGAGGAGAAAATCTACATGGAGCAGCCATATGGATTTGGTGATACTAGACATGGCTGACTTGTTTGTGAATTTAAGAAGTCTTTGTATGGATTGAAGTAGTCTCCAAGGTAGTGGTTAAAACATTTTGATTCATACATGTTTCAGATTGGCTATAGAAGGTGTGATTATGATTGTTGTGTTTAAGGGAGGAGACTTAATAATGGCTTAGGATTGGATTATTGGTGTGGGGGTTTTTATTCCTAAAGTCATCATTCTATTGAGTTTGTGTTTCCACAAAACTTTCCATCATGATCACTAAGTTTAACTTTCTAAACGCTGCGCCTTGTGGGATTCGAGATGGTGTGGAATTTTGGTTACTTTTGTAAGAGAAATTTGGGTGATCTCGCCACCACAGGTTATAGGTTTTCGAGTATGGGTTTCCTATTTGatttttaacataattgataGCATCCTGAATGGTTCCTCCTACCAAAATCATCTAAAAATACATAGTGGAATGTCCATTCGCCCCGTAGACCTCACAGAAGGGTCCTGCATGGGTGGTAGGAGTCACAACAGGTTTCTGCTTTGTTTTATTCTTGAGGAATCTCACTCTCATCTTTTCTTCAATTCTCTGTTGTAATTGATGTTTTGTATTGTATTCTTGACTGGGTttttttggagaaggttgaaTTCTTGGATTGACATTTCAGATCATTTGCTTTTCTTTGATTCTGTTATGTGCAGAAAAATCGAAGAAGAACCTGTGTATTACTATCTGGCTTGTTGTGGTTGGAGCGATGTGGCTCATTAGAAATGATACTCTTTTTAACGTGAGATAAAGAAGTACGAGATATTGTTTTGGTGGCTAAGACTTTAACTTAGCTGAAAATCCCCTCGATTGTTTGTATTAGTGTTTCTTGTTCCCTCCTATTATATTAGGGCTTACTAGCTTTAATATATTCTTTGTTTATAAACAATAGAGTATACAATTAGATGAAGAAGAAAGGGTAAGTAACTAAATATGCATACAATTATTTATTTCGAGGTATATAAATGTAAAAGaataatgttattcttacacccgTATTATataccaatacttacaccaaacattGTTCAccatatttatacggtgaacaatgttttttaaaataaaataataatatttataaaaaatatttttattttaaatttacggACGACATTGTTCATGTACGAACGtggattaaccaacttcattactgcattaactaaGTTTtcacactgcattaaccaaatttgatgactgctaaaaattatttttaatacctggatgttgcattaaccaacttcattactgcattaaccaagtttttacacttcattaaccaagtttggtgactgctaaaaattatttttaatacctggattttGCAACCAActtcattaaccaaatttttacactgcattaatcaaatttgagtaatgctattcttatACCCATGAACAGTACTATATAATAGTCACCAAATTTGATTAAtgtagtgtaaaaacttggttaatgaagTAATGAAGTTGATTAATACAACATccatgtattaaaaataatttttagcagtcatcaaacttggttaatgctgtttaaaaacttggttaatgcagtaatgaagttggttaatgcacgtccgtatatgaacagtgtcgtccgtaattttaaaaataaaaataaatattattattttattttaaaaaacactttTCATATTCGGTGAACAGTATTTGGTGTAAATATTAGTGTATAATATAGGTGTAGGAATAACATTACTCAATGTAAAAACTTCATTTTTAGAGTAGTTTTgaaaaaagatattaaaaaataaaaaataaacccaAAAATAATGAGATAAAGTGTAGGGAAGTTAGGTGCACAATTAGAGGCTTTTAAAATCACCGCTGATCCCAGTCGCATCCGCGGCGTCTTTACTCAAAACCGTCACATATGGTAAAACGCAAGAGATTCTACAATACTCTCCATCACAACCTATACATTACACCCCTTTTCTCATCACCGTCCGATTCATCAAAAACACCGTTTTCACACCGTACATCCCTTAAAACGACGTCGTAAATAATTAATCACAGTCTCTTATCATGGACCTTAACACACAGGATAGAACAGGTATCGTAGAGGCACAGTTGATGGAAACATTGATGAATAACAGCTGTAAACAATTAAGGTTCCCACCTTTGGCGCTTACAACAACATGTGACTTTGGTTCTTGTCTCTGTCTCAGTCCTCTCTCAACAAAAACACTTTTCCTTTCcctcacaaaacaaaacaaaaacatcataattttctcactcttcttcttcttatcatcATGGCTTTCTCTACTCCTTTCAATCTCATTCTCACCATTCTACTATCTCTCACTCTCTTCACCGTCAAAAACATTCACGTTGACGCACAGATCGAAGAAACAACAACCTTGAACCTTAGTTCTGATGTTCTAGAATGGCCGACAACAATGTCATCACTTTACAATGAAGAAGAAGACATGGACAGTGATGATTTCAGTCGAAGATCTTTGTTCTGGAGTAGAGTGAAATACTATATCTCGTACGGTGCTCTTGCTGCTAACAGAATCCCTTGTCCTCCTCGTTCTGGTAGATCTTATTACACTCACAAGTGTTATGAAGCTAGAGGACCTGTTCATCCTTATACTAGAGGCTGTTCTGCTATCACGCGATGCAGGAGATGAAAATGAAATCATgaggttttgttttttttattctattCTCAGATCGAGAATTAATTGAAATTTTAAGTTAGGTGAAGTTTGTGTTAGCTTATTGTTAAGTTGATTAAAGTGTTATTAGCTGTGCTTAATTTGGGTTAGCAGCATATTGTGTACTATGTGTTTGAACTTTGAACACTGAGTGGATTTCAAACTGTGGTTTATTTTTGTGTATGATGGGTTCTTCCGAAGAAATGGATGTGTTTGTATTTTGTGTTTAGTTCATGGCAACTCGTTTATATGTTTGTATAAACCAAAAATTGTAATGACTTTAATTATTGCCTAAGTTAGTTATATCcaccatttatttattatttttttggaagGCCAAAATAAGACTATACAAAATTGTCTGACAAACACAAACACCAATTTAAAATACACCAGAGCAGAATTGAAGAATGGTTATAACATTCCTTCAAATGACTCCAAACTCTAACAATCTAAGCAAAGGTCCAACGGTAAAGAAGTTGTATAACAACAGAACGATAACAAAGCAGGCCTTCAATACTCACAGCACGAGCCTACTTATTCGGTCGAAAAATTCACCACAACCAAGCCACTTCACAAGTGGTAATTCTTATGAAGCAGCAACTGGAATCACGCAAACACCGCCAAAGCTGATCCTAGACTTCAAAACCTAATCCCCTCACTAAATTTCCAGTCATTTCCAACACTGTTCTATTATAATCCCGCGCAAACACCCAACCACAGTAGCCCGGCCTAGACATGGCATCCTTTACTCCGCAGTCAAATGCACAACAATACTCCAAGGCAGGCCCAAACTAATAATTGAATGAATTCGGAATAGACACCGGTACTCTGCAATCAAATGCACAGCATAACTCCAAGAGAGACCCGAACTAATGATTGAATGAATTCGGAATAGACACTGGAATATTCAGATTATAACTTAACTTGCAAAAACATACAAAGCTAATACAATAACGTCTTCTCCCAACCATTCAACCAAACAAATTGAAACTGTGGGGCTGACTTTGCGCATCTTATTAATTCCAACCGGGCAAATGCAGTTTTCACAAAAAAGATAGGCAATAAGATGACATTAACAGAGAACACCAGGCCTTACTTCATGAAACAATCTATCCTATGTCCATCTCTACGGCAAAACTACGACAAATCTCACATAAGTCATGTGAGTTAATTCTATAAGCGAAAATACCTACCAACCACCCAAACGCTATGTACGAGGCTCAAGGCCCGTTTGTTTTGacggttttattttttttaaatgatttttatagtgttacatacttttgaatcaaaaaatttaaaaaaaaaactttaataaaagcttcaaacaaaaatttgttttgaatagttatttttaaaatgtgattttcggtattttatctatttatgaaaaaatattttggatatcaaaatttctaaaaatcacttaattttgaaattatttcaaatagattttcataaaaaatcatttttaaaatacaattttttgaaaaaaaataacgattttgactaagttttggtgcAAAAGGGACAAAATTCTGCACTGCATAATTGTGAGAAACGTAAGTGAAATATAGTCATCTTAGGACATTGCTCCATACAACCAAAGCGGAAGAACATTCGAAGAAAATGCGATCGACATTTTTCTCTCACCTGCATCCATGAGGATATGAATTTTGAGATTCAACTAAGATTCCCCTTCTAACTAAGTTGTCTCTACTtggaattttgtttttccaaattgTCAACGCCAGCACCGAGAATTTTAGCGGGACGATTTTGTTTCAAACAGCTGCCAACTCTGTATTTTCTCCTTTGTCAGTAACCATCCCCTCCATGATCACAGAATAAGTTTCTTTAACCGACTGCACATTCATATACCACCTTCATGTGTCTTTGACATTAACTAAAATTCTCAAGATCCTTTCTTTAATTTCCCCCTCACTCTTAACGTTTCCCCCCTCCAGTCTACTCTCCTAATCACCATTATAAACCAAAACCCTACTCCCACTCTTAACCTCTCCGTcaatgaaatttctttttcatttgacaacctatacaaaTCAGGGTATTCATTCCTTATACTTCCCCCATCCATCCAATGGTCCTCCTAGAATGATGTTTCAGTTCCGTCACCAACGTCTTTAGCTAAGTTGTTTTCTACCCACTGTTTTCTAAAACTTCTTTCCTCTTTGTCTAACAATTACATATCTCTCCACCACAGGGAGCTAAGGTTAACAATCTTAGCTCAACCACGCCTATTCCCTCATACTTACACTCAAAAATTCTAACCCATAACATATTTTTCTCTATTAGGAACCTCCGCTTCCACTTTTCTAACAACACTAAATTAAAAGtctttaagttttttatttcaattcaCTTTCTCTATTCAAATCTCCCACCCCATAAAAAATTCTTAAATAGAGGTTCTAGTTTTAAGATAATATCTGACGGAGTcttaaaaaaagaaagataatAGTTTGGTAGCGCGGACAATACTGACTTTAAGAGGATAATACGACCGCCAATCGAGAGATGTTTATTGCTCTAGAACACTAATATACCTCTCACTATGTCAATCCCCGGTTTCCAAACACCATTCCTACGATGGTTGCCTCCAACAGAGATCCCTAAATATTTGAAAGGAGTTCCTCCCACCATACAATTGAAATTCGGCACCGCTTCCTCCAGCCATTGTCATTGAGTATTTACACTAAGTAATGTGCTTTTGTGGAAGCTTACTTTCGGTATTGACACCAATTCGAACAGTTGTAGGGTTTTTTTTATTGCCCAGACATTCTTCCAGCTTCTTTTACGGACAACAAAAATATCGTCTGCATATTGGATATGGGATACTTTCACCTCCTCATTTTCGAACTCATATCCATCAAATAGACTTATATGACTGTTGTTGACAATCATTAGATTAATACCTTATGCCTCTATAAGGAATAAGAAAGGGGACAAGGGATCCCCTTGTCTCAATCCTCTCCTtatcgaaatttcttttgtaggACTTTTGTTTACCAACACTGAAACAGAAGATGTTTGCAAGCAATCATTAATCCATTTTCTCCATTTTACATTGAACCTCGTCGTCTCCATCATATAGTCGAGAAATTTCCAACCTATTAAATCATATGCTTTTTCACTAAGTCCCTATTTCTTCatacataataattttttattttttttggcattttgttttatatttgctCTTTTTTTTACTGATTTTACTCATATTTTTTGACGAAATACACGTCATGACCGGATAAATTATTATCAAAAGTAGATTTTACATTtaaagtcttgtttctttcccaGCTTTATGCCAAGTGTGATGAAACTGAAAGTAGGGGTGGACAATCAGTCGGGTTTTGTTGATTCGGGCCTAAATTTAAATCTGACATAAACTGCGATTTCATTTTAATGACCCAATTTTGACAAAAAAGTTTCGATTTTCGTCAGATTCGATTAAATCTGTTAAGCGGGTAAATCAGATGGGttttatcaatttaatatttattaaaataaactcattaaaataactattttttaataaaatttcacatattcattttttaattgtaaaaaaataaacaaaattttagaataattaaataataactatttatattattgatttgtaaaaaaaatatttatattattattatatattattattattattattattattattattattattattattattattattattattattattattattattattatgtgatAACATTTCTAATATTATTGATATTAGTTTTGTCATTATCACATTTTAAACTACAAACTAAATAACATCCAAAATTTTATACTAAATGTTTATTATATTAGTGTGATAAAACAACGTTATCGTTAAACTTTGAAAATGATAATAATCTGACAatattgtgaattttatttttataatatgttaGTCTtatggtaataaaaataaataaaataaatattaattgagtTCGGTCAGATTCAGTTTTTGATGGATCCAAAATATTCATCAGAGTCCGACCAAAATAAATCTATAAtatcagaattaaataactaaatcATTCCGACCAGATCCAATTGTACAAAATAATCAACGGATCGGACGGTTTAAATCGGGCGGATCGCTGAAAGTAGTGGTTTTATTTTTCCATTACTATGCTCCTCTTGAATATTACTAGCAATATTAGAACACACGATGGATCCTCTTTTTCTATTTTACATTCATATAAACCTGATGTATTCAAATACAATAATAGGATTAAAATCATACAACTATTTTCAATCTGTTTGGCAGCCCCTAGCGTGGCAAGTTAGGTTaagaaaatttatatatttaattaagtttttaattaaatacactattattattttacCGAAATTGACCATTAAtaattgagttggaaaattctgttagatttttttttaaacattaagacctatattttattttgttctaaGTCATTGTTAAATAATCACTTAAAATTTagctatttaaatataaattatttctaATTGTAACTCATTCAACTTTCGAAAAAATGTAGCGAATAATTGTAACTCACAAAGTTATAAGAATGTATTCACAAGGAGTTACAACATATTTAGCTCTTAGTTTTAATAATTTAACTTTCTATATATAATAtacaatttttgaaataaaaatatcaaatagaTTTTCTAATTTTCTCATCTCTCaaagtgttttaaaaatattaatgagcaattcttgcatggacacatacctaaatccatatatttaggaacaaccaataagaagagagagaatttaaatttatttaaaa is part of the Vicia villosa cultivar HV-30 ecotype Madison, WI linkage group LG2, Vvil1.0, whole genome shotgun sequence genome and encodes:
- the LOC131646880 gene encoding protein RALF-like 34; this translates as MAFSTPFNLILTILLSLTLFTVKNIHVDAQIEETTTLNLSSDVLEWPTTMSSLYNEEEDMDSDDFSRRSLFWSRVKYYISYGALAANRIPCPPRSGRSYYTHKCYEARGPVHPYTRGCSAITRCRR